From a single Bacteroidota bacterium genomic region:
- a CDS encoding carboxy terminal-processing peptidase, with protein sequence MIKKIAFAFILLVFITANSFANDSTKIVLKTQAPEAYHGMLFQLVGQVISNGHYRKVKIDDSLSKELLTNYCKHLDPLHLYFLQSDIDGFKPFENQLDDDLLKGDAQAGFAIYNKYQTRLEERINYTFDILNTELDFTSKDSFQYKREDAGFAKSVGELDKLWRNKIQFEVLAMKTDGKDYKTCVDIVRKRYKNLYKQLSKTKSTDVFSFYANALTEIADPHTNYMAPRQADDFNTSMSLSLEGIGATLQTDNEYTKIAALVKGGPAEKSKKLANNDKIVAVGQGKNGEMVSVLDWRIDDVVGLIRGKKGTTVRLEILPNDATNTKTKIVEIVRDKIVLEDQASKSSIKQVTRNGKTYKIGVIDIPTFYLDFARAQAGEKDYKSTTRDVRRIINELKDAKVDGIVIDLRNNGGGSLQEAIELTGLFIKNGPVVQVKDAYGVVKPERDNNEEILWSGPLQVIVNRFSASASEIFAAAMQDYGRALIVGEQTYGKGTVQNIIDLNQFLQMDNKKMGQVKITLAKFYRISGGSTQHKGVVPDIEFPSAFAGAEYGEDASPYALPYDMIEAQPYEYNGSIQNELDKIKLAHADRMKHNAEYNYLLDDIKEINKAQNKQYVTINEEQYKAELKETETKNKERKAAREKAKSEKGKNAENADLILDESKELMADMLQGK encoded by the coding sequence ATGATTAAGAAAATCGCGTTTGCCTTTATACTTTTAGTATTTATTACTGCCAATTCTTTTGCCAACGATTCAACCAAAATAGTTCTAAAAACACAAGCGCCCGAAGCTTACCACGGCATGTTGTTTCAGTTGGTTGGTCAGGTTATATCAAACGGACATTACCGCAAGGTTAAAATTGACGATTCTTTATCGAAAGAGTTATTAACTAATTATTGCAAACACTTAGATCCACTACACTTGTATTTTTTACAAAGCGATATTGATGGATTTAAACCCTTCGAAAACCAATTGGATGATGACCTGTTGAAAGGCGATGCACAAGCCGGTTTCGCTATTTATAACAAATACCAAACTCGTTTAGAAGAGCGTATTAACTACACCTTTGATATACTAAACACCGAGTTAGACTTTACCAGCAAAGATTCATTTCAATACAAACGCGAAGATGCCGGTTTTGCAAAAAGTGTTGGCGAATTAGATAAACTATGGCGCAATAAAATTCAGTTTGAAGTACTAGCTATGAAAACAGATGGTAAAGATTATAAAACCTGCGTTGACATAGTAAGAAAACGTTATAAAAACTTATACAAACAATTAAGCAAAACAAAAAGTACCGATGTATTTAGTTTTTATGCCAATGCATTAACCGAAATAGCCGACCCACATACCAACTATATGGCTCCCCGTCAGGCCGATGATTTTAATACCTCCATGAGTTTAAGTTTAGAAGGTATTGGTGCTACTTTACAAACCGACAATGAATACACTAAAATAGCCGCCTTAGTAAAAGGTGGCCCTGCGGAAAAAAGTAAAAAGTTAGCCAACAACGATAAAATTGTAGCCGTAGGACAAGGTAAAAATGGCGAAATGGTAAGTGTATTAGATTGGCGAATAGATGATGTAGTGGGATTAATAAGAGGTAAAAAAGGAACCACTGTGCGTTTAGAAATTTTACCAAATGATGCAACTAACACTAAAACCAAAATAGTAGAAATAGTACGCGATAAAATTGTGTTGGAAGACCAAGCATCGAAAAGCAGCATTAAACAAGTTACACGTAATGGAAAAACTTATAAAATTGGCGTAATAGACATACCCACATTTTACCTTGACTTTGCCAGGGCACAAGCAGGTGAAAAAGATTATAAAAGCACCACTCGCGATGTAAGACGTATTATCAATGAATTGAAAGATGCCAAAGTAGATGGTATTGTTATTGACTTACGTAACAATGGTGGAGGCTCGTTACAGGAAGCTATTGAGTTAACAGGATTATTTATAAAAAACGGCCCGGTTGTACAGGTAAAAGATGCTTACGGAGTGGTTAAACCCGAACGTGATAACAATGAAGAAATACTTTGGAGTGGACCATTGCAAGTTATAGTAAACAGGTTTAGTGCCAGTGCCAGCGAAATATTTGCTGCTGCTATGCAGGACTATGGAAGAGCATTAATAGTTGGCGAACAGACCTATGGCAAAGGCACCGTTCAAAACATTATAGACCTGAACCAATTCCTGCAAATGGATAACAAAAAAATGGGACAGGTAAAAATTACTTTAGCCAAATTTTACAGAATAAGCGGTGGCAGCACACAACACAAAGGCGTTGTTCCTGATATAGAATTCCCTAGTGCTTTTGCCGGAGCTGAGTATGGCGAAGATGCCAGCCCGTATGCATTGCCTTACGACATGATAGAAGCACAGCCTTATGAGTACAATGGCAGCATACAAAACGAACTGGATAAAATAAAACTGGCACATGCTGACAGAATGAAACACAATGCCGAATACAATTATTTACTGGATGATATTAAAGAAATAAACAAAGCCCAGAATAAACAATATGTTACCATTAACGAAGAGCAATACAAAGCTGAGCTAAAGGAAACAGAAACAAAAAACAAAGAGCGTAAAGCAGCCCGCGAAAAAGCAAAAAGCGAAAAAGGTAAAAATGCAGAGAACGCTGATTTAATTTTAGACGAATCGAAAGAGCTAATGGCTGATATGTTGCAAGGCAAATAG
- a CDS encoding putative porin has product MTKIVKTYISLLLLFACNQLQAQVDTNVFVSKIRTFTINEKQIDRHQDWKALDTSITKNEIFHPMYAKYGIFQDQGVIGSAAQSLFFNYDRKLDFRFAQNPWEAYFLKPEDRVFYNSKSPITDITYTQGRNQMIYLKAKLAINITPRWSIGADYFRLTSLGNYVRQTNGSYHTQVFSYYQSASGKYAVHGSLTWNLGYNQENGGLKSDSAFQALSGDNKTGDPKLTGSENGFRNRSFYLKQYFYYGKTNQIIQKDDTINQFISYGHFSHTLKANEEIYYLRVNGDSDLSVYPNRYFSTTANTFDSIASQTISNRLAYTLYNTDRKNEMRYVELAATHQFINNSLVNVNKDYNNVILEGTLEREIYTNYGLWFKAHGAYAPLGYNQNDLKLSGDIGYKTPWASIYGGLFNHLYTPDFTFKYYSTNQFIWNNETFNKINISNWHVGLQTRLFRNNFRFTYNQNILANWVYFDTDATPTQSNKVTLVQTFELQKTFQIWKFFFDNKLIYQKSSEDFIRLPEFGAILRYYVQQALFKKAMNLQVGFDVFYNSAFYAQAYNPATRGFYLQNTREIGNYPLINVFACGEIRHAVLFAVYEHLNQDWFKSTGYYASPSNPLALSSFRIGVRWRMYN; this is encoded by the coding sequence ATGACCAAAATAGTTAAAACCTATATAAGCCTGCTACTATTATTTGCCTGTAACCAACTACAGGCGCAAGTTGACACCAATGTTTTTGTTAGTAAAATACGCACTTTTACCATTAACGAAAAGCAAATAGACAGGCACCAGGATTGGAAAGCACTAGATACGAGCATTACTAAAAACGAAATTTTTCATCCCATGTATGCCAAATATGGCATTTTTCAAGATCAGGGCGTAATAGGTTCTGCTGCGCAATCACTGTTTTTTAATTACGACAGGAAACTGGATTTCCGTTTTGCACAAAACCCTTGGGAGGCTTATTTTTTAAAACCTGAGGATCGCGTTTTTTACAACTCTAAATCGCCCATTACAGATATAACTTATACGCAAGGCCGCAATCAAATGATTTATTTGAAAGCTAAATTAGCCATTAACATTACACCCCGCTGGAGCATTGGAGCCGATTATTTCAGATTAACCTCATTGGGTAACTATGTTCGTCAAACCAATGGCTCCTACCATACACAAGTGTTTTCTTATTACCAGTCGGCCAGTGGAAAATACGCAGTACATGGCAGCTTAACATGGAACTTAGGGTACAATCAGGAAAATGGCGGTTTAAAAAGCGACTCCGCTTTCCAAGCCTTAAGTGGTGACAACAAAACAGGCGACCCGAAATTAACCGGTAGCGAAAATGGGTTTAGAAACCGTAGCTTTTATTTAAAGCAATATTTCTATTACGGTAAAACAAACCAAATCATACAAAAAGACGATACCATTAACCAGTTTATCAGCTACGGGCATTTTAGCCATACCCTTAAAGCCAATGAAGAAATATATTACCTGCGTGTAAATGGCGACTCAGATTTAAGCGTTTACCCCAACCGCTATTTCAGTACTACTGCCAATACTTTCGATTCTATTGCATCGCAAACCATCAGTAATAGACTGGCTTATACTTTATACAATACCGATAGAAAAAACGAAATGAGGTATGTGGAGTTGGCAGCTACCCATCAGTTTATTAATAACTCGCTGGTTAACGTGAATAAAGATTATAACAATGTTATTTTAGAGGGAACGCTTGAACGCGAAATATATACCAATTACGGCTTGTGGTTTAAAGCACATGGAGCTTATGCGCCCTTGGGTTATAACCAAAACGATTTAAAACTGAGTGGCGATATTGGTTACAAAACCCCTTGGGCATCTATTTATGGCGGTTTGTTTAACCATTTATATACCCCCGATTTTACTTTTAAATACTACAGCACCAACCAGTTTATCTGGAACAACGAAACCTTTAATAAAATAAACATAAGCAACTGGCATGTGGGTTTACAAACACGCCTTTTCAGAAATAACTTTAGGTTTACTTACAACCAAAACATACTGGCCAACTGGGTTTATTTTGATACTGATGCCACACCCACCCAATCAAACAAAGTAACCTTGGTACAAACCTTTGAGTTGCAAAAAACATTTCAAATCTGGAAGTTCTTTTTTGACAACAAGCTAATCTACCAAAAATCGAGCGAAGACTTTATCCGTTTACCTGAGTTTGGCGCCATTTTACGTTACTATGTACAACAAGCTTTGTTTAAAAAAGCCATGAATTTACAAGTAGGTTTCGATGTGTTTTACAATTCGGCTTTTTATGCGCAGGCATACAACCCTGCTACCAGAGGATTTTATTTACAAAACACCCGCGAAATAGGTAACTATCCCTTAATTAATGTTTTTGCCTGTGGCGAAATAAGACATGCTGTATTATTTGCCGTTTACGAACACCTGAATCAGGATTGGTTTAAAAGTACCGGTTATTATGCAAGTCCAAGTAATCCATTAGCCCTTTCATCGTTCAGAATCGGGGTACGTTGGAGAATGTATAATTAA
- a CDS encoding T9SS type A sorting domain-containing protein, translating into MKKLILSTIGLGMALVSFSQQDMNIKNKGVLDVNKANAHKSKTLSKDARSEWYNPLDILGTADFKTYIGFMMNDSLAKFIDDQGVASQGRTFQAMAQIIDPKDNAIDLGADPTIKMSKFTNYTVDSISFRYSYIRRVDSINDGLGNPVPVVDTLFVYYFKGNQISRNQSIQGATSRFGYIGYDFAKRRPNNYFDIDTVLLGADLATGAPTSTGWRSAELGLAAPAGMTVSANGGSNADNLIAYAVQFKNGTTYDDTYVFEDRRDSTVVPANTKWVNYFCYRMGANEGTTPITSTFFNSSLFVPQDFSYAMKNGWTGWYPGIGFTNDQYLDAGAKLSSSNIAVKEVANSFSLGQAFPNPTSNDVTIAFNLKSSKNVKISILNLLGQEVINVANDKFAAGSNEVKVDVSNLNAGVYFYSMTVDGVSQAQKLVIK; encoded by the coding sequence ATGAAAAAGTTAATACTTTCAACGATTGGCCTAGGAATGGCCTTAGTTTCATTTTCGCAACAGGATATGAACATTAAAAACAAGGGTGTTTTGGATGTAAACAAAGCAAACGCTCACAAATCTAAAACACTTTCAAAAGATGCTAGATCAGAGTGGTACAACCCTTTAGATATTTTAGGAACTGCTGATTTCAAAACCTATATTGGTTTTATGATGAATGATTCATTAGCTAAATTTATTGATGATCAAGGTGTTGCAAGCCAAGGAAGAACTTTCCAAGCTATGGCTCAAATCATTGACCCTAAAGACAATGCAATTGACTTAGGTGCTGATCCAACTATCAAAATGTCAAAATTCACTAATTACACAGTTGATTCAATTTCGTTCAGATACTCATATATCAGAAGAGTTGACTCTATCAATGATGGATTAGGAAACCCGGTTCCGGTTGTTGATACTTTATTTGTTTACTACTTTAAAGGTAACCAAATATCAAGAAATCAATCTATTCAAGGTGCAACTTCTAGATTTGGTTATATCGGTTACGATTTCGCAAAAAGACGTCCTAACAACTACTTCGACATTGATACCGTTTTATTAGGTGCTGATTTAGCTACAGGTGCTCCTACATCTACAGGATGGCGCTCAGCCGAGTTAGGTTTAGCAGCTCCTGCAGGTATGACAGTAAGTGCTAATGGTGGTTCAAATGCTGATAACTTAATTGCTTATGCAGTACAATTTAAAAATGGTACAACTTACGATGATACTTATGTTTTTGAAGACAGAAGAGATTCAACAGTTGTTCCTGCAAACACAAAATGGGTTAACTATTTCTGCTACCGTATGGGTGCAAACGAAGGCACTACTCCAATCACAAGCACATTCTTTAACAGCTCATTATTCGTTCCTCAAGATTTTTCTTATGCTATGAAAAACGGTTGGACAGGATGGTACCCAGGTATCGGTTTCACTAACGATCAATACTTAGATGCTGGTGCTAAATTATCATCTTCAAACATTGCAGTTAAAGAAGTAGCTAATTCATTCTCATTAGGCCAAGCTTTCCCTAACCCTACTAGCAACGATGTTACTATTGCATTTAACTTAAAATCAAGCAAAAATGTAAAAATCAGCATCCTTAACTTATTAGGTCAGGAAGTTATCAATGTAGCAAACGATAAATTTGCTGCTGGTAGCAACGAAGTTAAAGTTGACGTAAGCAACTTAAACGCTGGTGTTTATTTCTATTCAATGACTGTTGATGGTGTAAGCCAAGCTCAAAAATTAGTTATTAAATAA
- a CDS encoding BNR-repeat neuraminidase N-terminal domain-containing protein has translation MKKIACSFAFLAISFLALAQTNYNINYTNSGGNPGVINTDNDDVVAGWTQIIAPSININQWSLPVPIPFAFNFYGYPVTEFKASVNGLLTFNTATTTLPNYNDNLPSVDVPDSTVACYWDAFTAAPPTNSNDVVVWKVWGTAPNRQLWIKWVSMEIGAPAIGDITFACVLEEGSDKIYLVEGTFNPLSPISTPTTSVTTGIQLNNSTAKQFDTKYRLRNVNTSSLTDNNFIEFSPYTIANMSVNSVSCAQPVTDKIAKNTNNNAILNINVNTGGELNPLTLTQLAFNTSGTTNTGDLSNAQVFYTGADSNFNTSQTIGTLVSNPNGTFTINGSQVLTVGDNYFWLSYGVNNTATASNVIDAECMQVVVNSNIVTTTNSAPVGSRTIGNGLSGNITVGTGADYNLLSEAFQAINTEGLNGNLNISIVTNIVDTGSAILNVKNNNYSIAILSPDNILKTIEATKANYYIDLVGTQKLVIDGKDPVSGTGKFLRFINKSASGSTFKFSNGANFDTIRNCIIEGALTLQTMGVIHIAGTNNSMSNANISIENNDIRNRSDSMGIPTILIYSQGSVNAPNHTIHIDNNNLFNFNRSGVYVSPTGNGGNWTISNNSFYYNTSAQLLTTDLVCIMMIPGVLSNNNHINNNYFGGNAPLCGGFAWTENNARSFVAMNINSGVDIGTSVQGNTIQNLNIISSGTNLAFIGIRVESGRVEAGNITGNIVGHPSIAGSITTNIPLNYCIYGTLQGVGELIISNNTVANITASNTTSGSSLRGIAIQGGAVSPYIYNNNIYNLHTNSATSGPTTGSLHGIGLLSGTNIGTVYIGKNKVSNLNNNSVGAVIPTGIVIDHLSQNGIIENNTINNIVCGSTNTGAAIHGIYLTGPKNWIVRNNTIALSNGINTNPITIRGISDFASGNTISYFNNTIYVGGTASSGALNSFAFERRNANSIPVLRNNILYNDRTGGTGVHSAIANVVAAPSSNWTANTSSYNLLVAASPSSIGAWSSAFTPQSLSQWISSSGSDVNSWADTTANVPANTFFKDLANGDLTIDSSTALCWYAKGKGIAIASNNNDIQGQSRSTTIAAGAVDIGADEFSTVTLPPFAIESATPTNSSTTDYSFAGRTVASFTWGAAGTVPSIVNIRYYSGVAAPNLIPATAHYNAHYRIGQIAGSGYDYTVKLLFDSAVYGNTSSSNTARLAYYQSPNWNLLNSSIATISTNMLSSNITLTDNTLPAYFTGTDNINALPVKLVQFTAKPDNNDVLLNWQSAMELNANQYQIEVSTNGINFNTIGSVKASGNTNSTNNYSFTHQQAFAAVQENTLYYRLKIIDNDTRFTYSKTAIVRKENKQNTLINIYPNPVSESTAITIVTNTEQLVTVSIFDLKGNQLINKTLPVQNGENSIHMDEMNALGKGIYFVHVNTAIEKVVVKLVK, from the coding sequence ATGAAAAAAATTGCATGCTCATTTGCCTTTCTGGCAATAAGTTTTTTAGCCTTAGCACAAACAAATTATAACATTAACTATACCAACAGTGGTGGTAATCCGGGCGTTATCAATACCGATAACGATGATGTAGTTGCAGGCTGGACACAAATTATAGCACCATCTATTAATATCAATCAATGGTCTTTACCCGTACCAATTCCTTTTGCATTTAATTTTTACGGGTATCCTGTTACCGAATTTAAAGCCAGTGTAAACGGCTTACTTACATTCAATACAGCCACAACAACATTACCAAACTACAATGACAACCTGCCTTCAGTAGATGTACCGGATTCAACCGTGGCTTGTTATTGGGATGCATTTACCGCTGCTCCTCCTACCAACTCTAACGATGTAGTAGTTTGGAAAGTTTGGGGAACCGCTCCTAACAGGCAACTATGGATTAAATGGGTATCGATGGAAATTGGCGCACCTGCCATTGGTGATATAACCTTTGCTTGCGTATTGGAAGAAGGCAGTGATAAAATATATTTGGTTGAAGGAACCTTTAACCCACTATCGCCTATTTCAACACCAACAACATCGGTTACAACAGGCATACAATTAAACAATAGTACCGCTAAACAATTTGACACCAAATACAGATTGCGTAATGTAAATACCAGCTCATTAACTGATAACAACTTTATAGAGTTTAGCCCCTACACTATTGCTAATATGTCGGTAAACAGTGTTAGTTGCGCACAACCTGTTACTGATAAAATTGCAAAAAACACAAACAACAATGCTATCCTTAACATTAACGTGAATACAGGCGGAGAGTTAAATCCATTAACTTTAACACAACTGGCTTTTAATACAAGCGGTACTACCAATACCGGTGATCTAAGTAATGCCCAAGTATTTTATACCGGTGCCGATAGTAACTTTAACACTTCACAAACAATAGGTACATTAGTAAGCAATCCCAACGGAACTTTTACCATCAATGGTTCGCAAGTATTAACTGTTGGCGATAATTACTTTTGGTTGTCATACGGTGTTAACAATACCGCCACTGCTTCCAATGTTATTGATGCAGAGTGCATGCAAGTAGTGGTAAACAGCAATATTGTTACAACAACAAATTCAGCACCCGTAGGCAGCAGAACAATCGGTAATGGATTATCTGGAAATATTACAGTGGGTACCGGTGCTGATTACAACTTACTAAGTGAGGCTTTTCAGGCCATAAACACCGAGGGTTTAAATGGTAATTTAAATATAAGTATTGTTACAAACATAGTAGATACTGGCTCAGCCATATTGAATGTTAAAAACAATAATTACAGTATTGCCATTCTATCACCTGACAATATTCTAAAAACAATAGAAGCCACCAAAGCAAATTATTATATTGATCTAGTTGGTACACAAAAATTAGTTATCGATGGTAAAGACCCCGTTAGCGGAACAGGTAAGTTTTTACGTTTTATCAATAAATCAGCATCAGGCTCCACATTTAAATTCAGCAACGGAGCCAATTTTGATACGATAAGAAACTGCATTATTGAAGGCGCTTTAACACTACAAACCATGGGTGTAATTCATATAGCCGGTACTAACAATAGCATGAGCAATGCAAACATTAGCATTGAAAATAACGATATCAGAAACAGAAGCGATTCAATGGGTATTCCCACTATTTTAATTTATTCGCAAGGCAGTGTAAACGCACCTAACCACACTATCCATATTGATAACAACAACCTGTTTAACTTTAATCGTTCAGGTGTATATGTTTCGCCAACAGGCAACGGAGGTAACTGGACTATTAGCAACAATAGCTTTTACTACAATACATCAGCACAGCTATTAACAACCGATTTAGTTTGTATTATGATGATACCGGGTGTACTATCCAATAACAACCATATCAATAACAACTATTTTGGTGGCAATGCACCACTTTGTGGAGGTTTTGCCTGGACCGAAAACAATGCACGTAGCTTTGTAGCCATGAACATTAACAGTGGAGTAGACATTGGTACCTCTGTACAAGGTAACACCATACAAAACTTAAATATTATATCATCAGGTACCAATTTAGCTTTTATTGGTATCAGGGTAGAATCTGGACGTGTAGAGGCAGGAAACATAACAGGTAATATAGTTGGCCACCCAAGTATAGCCGGAAGTATTACTACTAATATTCCGCTTAATTATTGTATATACGGAACATTGCAAGGTGTTGGAGAACTTATTATTTCAAACAATACAGTAGCTAATATTACTGCTTCCAATACAACAAGTGGTTCAAGCTTAAGAGGTATTGCCATACAAGGCGGTGCAGTATCACCTTATATTTATAACAACAATATTTATAATTTGCATACCAATTCAGCTACTAGCGGCCCAACCACTGGCTCTTTACATGGCATAGGATTACTTTCAGGCACCAATATAGGCACTGTATATATTGGCAAAAACAAGGTGAGTAATTTAAATAACAATTCAGTGGGTGCAGTTATTCCAACAGGTATTGTTATTGATCATTTATCGCAAAACGGAATTATTGAAAACAACACCATAAACAATATAGTTTGTGGCAGTACCAATACAGGAGCAGCCATACACGGTATTTATTTAACAGGACCTAAAAACTGGATTGTACGTAACAATACCATAGCGCTTTCAAATGGTATCAATACCAACCCAATTACAATCAGAGGAATTTCCGATTTTGCATCGGGTAATACCATAAGCTATTTCAACAATACCATTTATGTGGGTGGAACTGCTTCTTCAGGTGCATTGAATTCATTTGCCTTTGAAAGAAGAAATGCCAATAGCATTCCAGTATTACGAAACAATATTTTATACAATGACCGTACAGGTGGAACAGGTGTACATTCGGCTATAGCCAATGTAGTAGCTGCACCAAGCAGTAACTGGACAGCAAACACCTCTTCTTATAATTTATTGGTAGCAGCCAGCCCATCAAGTATTGGAGCCTGGAGCAGCGCTTTTACACCTCAGTCATTATCGCAATGGATTAGTTCATCAGGCAGCGATGTAAACAGTTGGGCAGATACAACGGCTAACGTTCCCGCCAATACATTTTTTAAAGATTTAGCCAATGGCGATTTAACCATTGATTCATCAACCGCTTTATGCTGGTATGCAAAAGGAAAAGGAATTGCCATAGCAAGCAACAATAATGATATTCAAGGCCAATCGCGCAGTACAACCATTGCTGCCGGAGCAGTTGATATAGGAGCTGATGAATTTTCAACAGTAACCTTACCTCCTTTTGCCATTGAATCAGCAACACCTACCAATAGCAGTACAACTGATTATTCTTTTGCAGGACGTACTGTTGCCAGTTTTACTTGGGGAGCAGCCGGCACTGTTCCTTCTATTGTAAATATCAGGTATTATAGCGGAGTAGCAGCCCCTAACTTAATTCCGGCTACTGCCCATTACAATGCTCATTACCGTATTGGCCAAATAGCAGGAAGTGGATATGACTATACTGTAAAGCTCTTATTTGATTCAGCTGTTTATGGAAATACCAGCAGTTCAAATACTGCAAGACTAGCCTATTATCAATCGCCTAATTGGAACTTACTAAATAGCAGTATAGCAACAATCAGCACCAATATGTTATCAAGCAATATCACTTTAACCGACAATACACTACCTGCTTATTTTACAGGTACTGACAACATCAATGCACTACCTGTTAAACTGGTTCAGTTTACAGCTAAACCTGACAACAACGATGTTTTACTAAACTGGCAAAGTGCAATGGAATTAAATGCTAACCAATACCAAATAGAAGTAAGTACCAATGGAATTAACTTTAATACTATTGGTTCTGTAAAAGCAAGCGGTAATACCAACAGTACCAATAATTACTCATTTACACACCAACAAGCATTTGCAGCCGTACAAGAAAACACTTTATACTATCGTTTAAAAATAATAGATAATGATACTCGCTTTACCTATTCAAAAACAGCTATTGTTCGTAAGGAAAATAAACAAAATACACTTATCAATATTTATCCTAATCCTGTTAGTGAATCGACTGCTATTACTATTGTAACCAACACAGAGCAATTAGTAACCGTATCCATTTTTGACTTAAAAGGCAATCAACTAATCAACAAAACCTTGCCAGTTCAAAATGGTGAAAACAGCATCCATATGGATGAAATGAATGCTTTAGGCAAAGGCATTTATTTTGTACATGTAAATACAGCCATAGAAAAAGTGGTAGTTAAATTAGTGAAATAA